The DNA segment TTGGATCGTCGGCACCTTGTAGTAGGGCACCTCGATGCCCAGGTCTCCGCGGGCGACCATAATGCCGTCGCTGGCCTCGATGATCTCGTCGATATTTTCCACTGCGTCGAATTTTTCGATTTTTGCGTAAATTTTAGCCCGCGAGCCGAAGCTTTGTAAAATTTCGCGCGCCTTTATGACGTCGTTTGCGTTTTGTACGAAAGAGATAGCGACGAAATTTACGCCGCTAGCGGCTCCAAATTTCATATCCTCAAAGTCTTTTGGCGTGATGACGTCGATGTTGATTTTTGTATTTGGGAAATTTACGCCCTTGTTTGAGTTTAAAATCCCGTCGTTTTCGATGCGCGCTAGCACTACGTTTTCGCCGGGGCACTCGATTTTGGCGCGGATCGAGCCGTCGCACAGATAGATATACTCGCCCTCTTTTAAAAGGGGTAAAATTTGAGGCTGATTTATGCTTATTTTATAGCTATGCTCGCCGTTTTTTTCGCCCAAGATTTCTTCTTTATGCACTTCTATCGCGTCGCCGACTTTTAGCCTAAAGGGCTCTTTTAGCTTGCCTACGCGGATTTTTGGGCCGCAGATGTCTTGAAAGATGCCGATTCGGTGTCCGATTTTGGCTTCGACGCGCCTTATTTTTTTGATCGTTTCTTTGTGGTATTCGTGCGAGCCGTGGCTGAAATTTAGCCTAAAGGCGTTTACGCCGGCAAGCGCCAGTCGTTCGATGACCTCTTCGCTCTGGCTGGCCGGTCCGATGGTGGCTAGGATTTTCGTCTTTTTTCTCAAAATTCATCCTTTTTGTTGAAGTGCCTAATTTTACATCAAATTTAAAAATAAATTTTGCCGCTTGAGGGGTTTGGATGTTTTTCAAACGGCTTTAAATATAATCGCGCAAATTTATTTTAAGGAGCAAAGATGAAAAAAAGTTTTTAGCTGTTTGGCTGCTTTTGGCTAGGCGCGAACGCCGCGGACAAAATCTATAAGCTAAAGCTAGTCGGCGTCTAAGAGAGCGCGACTTTGGTTTTAGGTGGCGCGGTGAAAGAATTTAAGCGTGCAGGCAAGACGCGAAGCGGCGGCGGGCTGGAGGCGAGGATAAGGCGTTCGTCCCGGCGCAAAGCGCCGTTTAGCATACGGGATTGTTAAGAGCGGCTAATACGATATCGGCTACACGGCGTCTTATTGCTACAAAGAGCAAGGACGCAGACGCTATGTTTTTGCAGCCGCGCCTTCGGTATGACGGAGGGAGAGTTTTGCGCATTATGAGTTTAGCGGCGGCAAGCAGCTGGAGGAAAAGTTTGCGATAAATACGATATCTCGGTCTTTAACGCGAGCGACATTGGCGCACAAACGGACGGTTGATTTAAAAAAGAGATCAAAAGCTTCGAGGCTCCCCGACTTTGGCGGCAAAGCGATCACGCGCGGGAGCGACGATAGTTTCGGCCGGCGAGCTATATACGGCGCTAAAGACGGTCGCTATCGACTCGGTCGGGCGGATGAGATTTGCGTTTGATACGGGTCTTGACTTTTAAGATCGCCAAATACTACGCTAGCCGGCAGGAGCCAAGCGCTCGGACTCGGTTTTTCGTAGGCAAACGACCTACGAGAAGCCGCCCGCCGACTTTCAGGCCTGGTCGAGGTCAAGCACGGCACGCTAACGAGTATCGGGCGAAGATGAGACGGAGCATCCCGATATCGAGTCGCTTTGTTTTTGCGGGACGTTACGGGCGTGCCTAGAAAAGCGATATCCTAGGCGAAGAGGCGGCGAAAGACTCGCTCTTTAGGAGATTTTGGACTCTCAAAGAGCGTTTTTAGCTAAGGCTCGCGAATGAACCGATCATATCCAAAACTACGAAATAACTTCTCGCCGCTCGTTTCGGGCGACTTAAATTTACGGCTTTTGGGTCGTGATTTTTTGTTTTTACGGAGCTTTTGTGCGCGGCGGGCTTGATTTTGCCTTTATTAAATTCGGCGGAATTTGAATCTGGCGGTGCTAAATTTAGCTTGATACCGGTTTTGGCACGGTGAAATTTAAAATTATATTTGGCTCTCTTTAACTTAAGCTCATGCAAAGGAGCAGTAAGTTACGATAAAAACTATGTTCTTGAAAAGTAACGAGTGTAGCGAAGTTAAAAATATCTAAGTTTTCAGGTAAGATTTCCAGCTCGCACAATCGCCTAGAAAACTTCGCTTTATATAAACCTGCCTGCAGCACCGTTTTCGCTTGTTTTAAAATAGATGAAAGCTACTTTAAAGCCAAGAGTAAGAGGTCTTGTGCTTAGCTTCACTTCGTTTGCTACTGATAAGACGCACTCTATTTGAGAAAAGAGGCAGAGGTGCAGCAAATAAAACTTCGGTGCTTAGCGTCGCTTCGCTAGCTACCGTCGCCTAATGACTCGAGACCGCTCGTTACTGCGTCTTGAAAAGCTACGAACACAGTGAAGTAGAGCAGACGGAGATACGCTAAACATAGATTATCTAAATTTAAAGGCATTAAGAAAAAGAATTTCTTACTTCAACTAAAGGAATGCGAATTTAAAACAGTAAAGATACGAAAGAGCTCTATCATATTTTACTAAAATTAATAAGAGAGAATTCGCTTAAGTTTAATTGAGCCTATATTTTTTAGGTGGAGCATCAAATTCGACGTTAAATTCGGAGGAATATTTACCGCCGAAACGCGGAATTTGATTTATTGATTTTACGTGACGGAGGCAAGAGCGCGGAAAAATAAATTCGGCCGCATTTTTGCGAGAATTAAATTTATAAAAGCAACCGGCTCGCTTCTGTCGTAGCCGAGCGTAAAATTTCATTTTGAGTTAGACGATGCTACGGCAAAATTTGCTTGCTTCACCAAATTTCGCATTTAAATTTAGGATAAAATTCGTAGTCGAGATATTGCGCTAAATTTGGCAAGGAATTTTGCCGTCTCGCCGAATTTGCATTAAATTCGGACGCAAAACATTACGAAAGCCGAGCAAGACTAAATGTATAGGATCAAACGAACGCCTTGGCTTTATCGGAAAAATAAGGCGCCGATTGCTTATGCGTATTTTACAACTTCGTTCTGCTATCAAGCGCTTTCATAAGCGAGAGGATGTCGATGTTTTCGAGATTTACGCCCGTGGGCACGCCTTGAGCTATCTTGCTAAATTTGACGTTTAGATCGCTTAATTTATCCTCGATAAAAATCATCACCGCGTCGCTGCTAAGCCCGGGCGTTAGCGCGAAAATGATCTCGGTTACGCCGTTTTGCACTATGACCGTGCGTAGTTTTTCGGTTTGCCCCTGCGTTATCTCCTCGAGCGCAAAGTAGCGCCCGCGGTAGATCGCGCTTTGCTCGAAAACCAGGATATCTTTGGGGCTTTCTACGACGGCCAGCAGCTCTTTGTCGCGGGTCTCGTCGCTGCAAATGTCGCAAATCTCATCCTCGCTAAGCCCGCCGCAAATTTGACATTTGCCCGTAAATCTCACGGCGTCCTCGATGCTTTGCGCGAGTTTTAGTCCGCCGAAGCTGTCCTTTAAGCAGACGTGATAGGCGTAGCGCTGGGCGGACTTTTTGCCCACGCCCGGCAATCGCTCAAAGGCCGCCACGAGCTCGTTAAATTTCTCAAGCCCTTTTTTCAACGCTTTCCTTTGGCTTGGTGCAAATTTTAAACGCGTGGTAGCCGTCTTCGTATGAGTATTTTAGGCTAAATTTGTGCATCTGGCAGATGTGATCGATGATGTAAAGACCTAGCCCCATACCGCCGCTTTTGTTGCCCTTTTCGCGGATAAAAGCCTGCAAATAGTATTCGATGGGGTTTTGCAGCGGTTTGCCTAGATTTCTCACGACGATGCCGTCTTTGTCGCAGATAACCTGCGCCTTTTTATCGTCGGCGTATTTTAGGGCGTTATCTATGAGATTTTTGATCGCAAGCGAAAAGAGCCCGAAATCTACGCGCAGCAAAATATCTTGACGGATATCTACGCTCACTTTTTCTTCAAATTTATCGAGCATCAGCATGTCGCGCGCCTGTTCAAGGATGTTTGAAAAGTATGACTCCTGATAGTTTAGAGCGTAGTTTTTAGATAGCAGCTGCTCGATCTTGCCAAACTCGTTTATGAGCATATCAAGGCGCTCAAATATCGCTATTAGGCGGCTTTTGTGCGTTTCGTTCTGCACCATTTCAGAGACTATGCGACCTTTGCCGATCGGCGTTTTTAGTTCGTGCATAATAGTGCGTAAAAACAGCTGGCGCGAGCGCAAAAGCTCCCTGATCTTGCTGGCTGCGGCGTCAAATTCTATCGCGACCTTGGCGATTTCGTCGTTGGAGTCGGGCTTGGCGATATTTACGTCCATGTTTCCGGCGCCGAATTTTCTGATATCCGAACTTAATTTTTTAAGCGGCATCAACGAGTTTATCACTGAAACGTAAAGCGAAATGAGAAGTGCGCTCGTGAGGATAAAGCCCACCCAGATGGGATCGTTTATGTTTTTGGTGTCATCGCTTTCAAGCAAAATTTGAAACGAAGGATTTTTGATCTGCAAATATAAACTATCCTGAAAAAGCAGCGACTGGAAGAGCCCCAGCTGCGTTTGCTTGGCAAATATGGTTTTGCCGCCGCTTAGGACGTTTGCGACGGTTTTGTCGCTTTTGACGTAGGTTAGTCCGAAATTTCTAAAATAAATCGTCAAATCGCTCGGAGGATTTGACTTTTCGTATGAGGCGATGAGGTAGTTTATCGCGTTTAGCTGCTTGTTTTTTATCTTTTCCAGCGCATTGTCCAGCTGGATGTTCGCAAACGTGTAAAACAAAATACAAACAAGCGAAAACGCCAGCGCGAAAACTACCGTTATCTTCGTTGTTAAGGAGTATCTCATCCTATGAGTTTATAGCCTATTCCGCGTACCGAAAATATATGTTTAGGCGCTTTTGAGCTGTCGCCGATTTTGGTTCTTAGTCTGCCGATGATGACGTCTAAGCTCTTTGAGTCCTTGTCTTTTAGGCTTTTGCAGTTATATACCAGCTGCTCGCGCGAAACGGAAAAGCTGTGCTGCTTGATAAGATAGCTTAAAATTTCATATTCGGCAGGCGTTAGCGTCAGGCTTTCGTTGTTGTAGTAAATTTCATGCCTGCGCTCGTCTATCCTAAATAGCGTATCCACGACCTCCTCTTGCACTTCGTTGGTCTTTTTGTAGCGGCGGATTAAGCTCATTATGCGTGCGTACATTTCCTTCGGATCGTAAGGTTTTGGCAGATAGTCGTCCGCGCCTAGTTGCAAGCCGACGACCTTGTCGCTGATGTCGCTGCGGGCCGAAGAGATGATGATAGGAATGTTGTATTTGCTGCGGATCTCTTTGCATACCTCTAGGCCGTCCATACCGGGCAAAGTAAGGTCCAGGATAAGCAAGTCGAAATTTTTTACTCCGGCGCTTAGCCCTAAGTAAGGATCTTCAAAATTAGTTACTTTAATATTAAAATCGCTTAGATACTCGGAGAGAATTTGCGCGAATTCAGGATCGTCTTCAATCATTAAAACATTAATCATTTTAAGCCTTTCAAGTAGATTTAACAAGAACTATTATAACCAAAAAATGTTAAATTTTTTTTCTAAATTTACATCTCTGTTTAAAATTCTCGCCTGTTTTGAAAATTTAGAAATAATAAGATAAAATCGCCATTTAAATTTAAAACTTTAGGAGATTTTGTGGAGATAAACTACTACGAAATTTTAGAAATCAGCAAAAACAGCGACTCTGAAACCATAAAAAAAGCATTTAGAAAACTAGCCCTAAAATACCATCCCGATCGCAATCAAGGCGACAAAGAAGCCGAGGAAAAATTTAAGCTCGTAAATGAAGCCTATCAAGTGCTAAGCGACGAGGAAAAGCGCGCGATATACGATAGATACGGCAAAGCGGGGCTTGAAAGCAGAGGCGGATTTAGCTCCGGCGGATTTAGCGCCGATTTTGATTTGGGCGATATTTTTAACTCGTTTTTCGGCGGCGGCTTTGGCCCCGGCGCAAGCAGCCGCAAAAAAAGCACGGGCAAATATCCGCTCGATATAGAAATAGCTCTTAGGATCAAATTTAACGAAGCGGTGTTCGGCGCCGAAAAAGAGCTAGAATTTACGATAAAAAAACCGTGCCAAACCTGCAAAGGCAGCGGCTCGAAAGACGGCAAGACGCACGTTTGTCCGCACTGCGAGGGTAGGGGACGGATATCGCAGCAGCGAGGCTTTATGAGCTTCGTGCAGGAGTGTCCTTACTGTAACGGCACCGGCGAAACGATCAAAGATAGATGCTCCGGGTGCGGCGGTAGCGGTTATAAAGAAGAACGCCAAAGCGTGAAAGTAAATATCCCCGAGGGCATCGACGACGGTATGCGCATGCGCGTGAGCGAAAAGGGCAACGTCTCCTCAACCGGCGCCAGAGGCGATCTATACGTGCATATCGAGGTTGAGGCCGACGAGCATTTCGTGCGTCACGAAAACGACGTCTATATCGAGATTCCGGTATTTTTCACGCAGGCGGTTTTGGGCGAGACGATCACGATCCCGACGCTAAAAGGCACGACCGAGCTAAAACTTCCCGTCGGAGCAAAGGACAAGCAGCAGTTCGTATTTGACGGGCTTGGCGTAAAAAACGTAAATAGCAAAAGATACGGCAGGCTCGTAGCGCAAATCTCCGTAAAAACGCCAAAAGAGCTAACGGGCGAGCAAATCTCTCTGCTAAAGCAGCTACAAGAAAGCTTCGGTATCAAGGCCGGTAGGGCGAGCTACGACGAGGAAGAGGACGAGGGGATCTTAGACAAGATAAAAGGGTGGTTTAAGGGCGAGGAACCTGGCGACAAAGGCAAGAAAAAGGGCAAAAAGGCGTAAATTTCGTCAAATTTTTGCCTTTTGGCGAGCCCGATCTTTCGTCAAATTTGCCGAGCCGTTCGGGCTTAAATTCGCGCTCATTATAAAACGGCGCGTCAAATTCGGCATTGAAAATACAAGATGAATAAATTTATATTTCTTAGCCGTTTTTACGGCGGTTTCTTTGAGTTTGGCGGAGTGACTTTTTACAAATCAAAAGACGTGCGACGTAAGCGCGGCGCAAAAGAGCTGTGAGAACCTAGACTTCGTATGTATCGGCATCGGGCTTGATGGATGCGAGCTAGACGAAACGAAAAGCTTATGCGTCGTTTAAAAAGACGTGCGACGCGGGCTACATGCTCGCCTGTGTAAATTTGGGCGTCGCCTACCGTAAAAGCAGGGCGCAAAAGCCGACGCGCCAAAGGCTGCCTCTCTATAAAAGGCCTGCGATAGCGGCTATCCGCTAGGTTGTGCAAACCTAGGTCACTTTACGAGCGGGGGCTTGGCGTCAAAAACGCGCAAAAGGCGGGCGAAAATCCGGCACAAGGCCTGCGAGGCGAAAGAAGGGCATATCCGGCTTTAACCTCGGCGATAACGCGATGCTAAGCAAAAAGACGTTGCCAGCGCAAAAAACTATCTGCAGGCCTGCGCCTACGGTCTGGTGACGGCAAAGCGACGAAAGCGATAGAAAAACCGCGAAGCGGTATGATAAATTCGGATCATAGAAGGTTTATCGTATGAAAAAGCTTGTTTTTATTTTGTTGATAAGCGCGGGACTGTTTGCTGTCGGCGGCAAGGAGGCGGCCGCGCTCAAGACCGCATACGACGGCGGGCACGCCGCAAGCTATTTTGTGCCGTCTTGGTTCTATGACGGCGGCATAAGCGCGACAATAGACGCTAAAAAATCTCTTGATATGATAACAAAATCCTGCGACATAGGTTACGGCGAGGGTTGTGCCGAGCCGGCAAGGGCGTATGCGCGGAGTCAAAACGCGCAACAAGACGTCAAAAAATAGCAAATTTTCACCGAAAGGGCCTGCCCAAACGGATACTTCAAAAGTTGCTTAGAGGCGGAAAAATTTTACAAAGAGGCAACGGACGAGAACTATAAAAAACCGATAAAAATCTTTGATATATCCTGCGAGCGCGGCATTTACGAGGCTTGCTGCGTCGTAGGCGCGATCTGTCAAAACTCGCTAAAAGACGATAAGGCCGCAAAGAAATATTATAAAAATGCCGCGAGCTAAAGGGCAAAATCGCCGATGAAGACGTAGAGCGCTACTCTAAATTTTAGTTCGGGTTAAATTTGCGAGCGGTCGTTTGAGCGCGGATGCTTTTTGGAGCGGTTTGGTTGCGCAAAATATCGCTGCGGGTAGGGCGGCCGCGACCGCATTTTTACCGCCCGTCGCTTAAATTTACCCACGCTTTACGTCAAATCTAGCGGGTTAAATTTTTGTTCCGAGTTTGTTGATTTTAGGCGGTTTGAGAAATGAAAAATTTAACTAAATCAAACCACCGTCGGCAGCGTAAATTTGACCGATTTTCAAGCGTTTTGGGCTAAATTTAGTGCTTAAATAACCGTGAGGAGAATTATAAATTCGTCCAAAAATCGCAAGTAAAACCCGCGATCTAAATTTGACGAAAAGAGCGCATCCGAAAAATGATCAAAAAATAACGTCAAATTTTCGCGAAAGCATCGTTTTTAAAATTTGCACTCGAAAATTTAAAACTCGAAAACGCGCCCGAGCAAGGTCAAAATTTAGTTCAAATTTGCTCGAAATTTCAGGGCAAATTTTGCAAAATCAACTTCAAATTTCACTCTCTTTTAGTTGCTCGATCTTGGCCGCCACGCTCCTATTCGTCACCTTTTCGATCTCTTCGCTCGTTGCAGTCATTATCGCTTCAAAGCTGCCGTAAAATTTGACGAGCTTTGCGATACTTCCCGCCGATACGCCGGCGTCTGCTAGCTTGCTGGCGCCCAGATCCTCTTTGCGCTTGGTTTTTTGATGAAAGGTAATGGCAAATCGGTGCGCCTCGTCGCGAAGTCGCTGGAAAAACTGAAGCCGTCTATCGCCGACGGGCAATGTAAATACGCCGCTGCTAGCGTAAATTTTATCCCTCGCGCCGCCTTTTGCGCGGTGGGCTTTGGCGTCTATTTTTTCTTTTGAAATGGCGAGTATATCGACGTTTGCGCCGCTACTGGCGATGATATCCGTAGCAAGATCCAGTAGCGCCTGACCGCCGTCGATGAGCCAGAGATCGGGCGGACTAAGCTTGTCAAACCGCAAAGCGCGCCCCTCTAGCATCTGGCGCATCTGATCGTAGTCGTTTGCGTGAGAGAGGTGCATGTGGCGGTAGTGCTCTTTGGCGAAGTTGCCGTGCTCAAAGCGCACCATCGCGCCGACTGCGGCCGTGCCGAACATATGCGAGTTGTCGAAAGTCTCGATGACGTGCGGCGCGCATGCGAGGCCGAAATACTCCTTTAACTCGTCCAAAAATGCGTCGTCGTGGGTTTTTAGGTATTTTTGGATAAAGACTTGCGCGTTTGCTAGCGCCATCTCGCAGATACGCTTTTTCTCGCCGATTTTAGGGACGGAGATGCTAAATTTACGGCCGTGACGAGCGGTCAATATCTCCTCTACGAGGCTTGCGTCCTCAAAGGCTTCTAGCGCGTAAATTTTGGCGCTCACGACGGGCGCGCCTGCCGGGAAGCTCTCTAAAACTATTTGTTTGTACGCGTCGTTTAGATCGCCTTGCGAGCTCATTTTGGCGTTCGTGATATTTTGATACACGCCGCTGATCTTGCCGCCGTGCACGCTAAAACGCACCGCGCAAAGCAAATTTTGCTCCGCTCCCACGGCAAAAACCTCAAAATCCTCGAGCTTAGCCAGATCGACCTCGATTTTGACGTCTAGATCCTTGATCGCGTTGATCTTATCGCGCACGAGGGCGGCTTGCTCGTAGTTTTCGTTTTGGGCGTATTTGTTCATCAAATTTACGAGCTTTGGCAGCATAGAAAGCGGATTGTTTAGCGCTGCAATCGCGCCCTCTACGACCTTGGCGTAGTCTGCGGGCGAAATTTTACTGATGAGCGGGGCTTCTGAGTAGCCGATCTGATAGGGTAGATATGCGCCCGTGGCTTTGAGCGCGCTTTTGCTTTGCACGAGCTTAAAGCTTAGCCTAAGCGCATCTAAAAGCTCGCGCGCGCCGCGAAAATACGGCCCGAAATACTTGACGTTTTTGCCTCGGACGATCTTGCGCGTAATCTCAAAGCGCGGGAAATCCTCGTCCAAATTTACGTAGATGTAAGGGTAGGTCTTATCGTCGCGCAGCAAGATGTTGTATTTGGGGCGTAGTTGCTTGATGAAGGAGTTTTCCAGTATCAGCGCGTCGGCTTCGCTGGGAGTTACGATATACTCGAGGTGTACGGCCTCGCTGATCATTTTGTGGATGCGCGGGCCCAGCTTGGGCGAGGGGGCGAGACTTGGCGTAAATGAAAAGTAGCTTTTGACGCGGTTTTTTAAAATTTTAGCCTTGCCGACGTAAAGAAGCTTGCCCGCTTTGTCGAAATACTGATAAACGCCGGGCTGTGCTGGCAGTGAACGGATCTCATCGATTAGCAAAATTTAGCTCCCGCTAGTAAATTTGAGCTTTTGCCGTTTGGGGTTAAATTTGACGAGGTTTGCGCCATATAGTTTTTATAAATTAAAAGCCCTGCGCTTGCGTGCTCTGCGCCTAAATTTCGCTCTATTTTATCTTGCTTCATCGCGCCCCGCTTGATTCTTTGGCTAAATTTTGCTTTATAGCAAGGCGAATTTTTTCAAATCCTTCGAAAATCCGCTCGCTTTTGGCTAAATTTACGAACTCCCCCTTAGCCGGCTCGGCATAGGTAAAAATTCGCTTCGTTTCGTAAGGGTCGGTTGGTTTTTTAAATTTTAAACGCTTTGTCACAAAAAATTTAACGTCCGTTACGCGAGCGAGCCTACCGTCAAAATTTACGCTAGAATAGATTTTTAATAAGCCTTTTAACATTTTTATACTACTATCTCTTTTTAATTCCTGAAGTCCGAGCGGATGAAACAGGGCGAAAAACAAGACGCCGTTTTTCTCGTAGCAAAAGGCGATGAGCCTGCGATGATTTAGACTTAAAAGCTTTAGAAATTCCCCGCATTCGCTACGGTTTTTTAACTCTTTATAAGAAGGATTATCAATAATATGTCGAATAATAGTCTTAGCGTCTTTCATAGGGCGATTCTAGCATTTTTTTTGTTAATTTTTATAGCGGGCTGCGGCCACAAGAGTGATCCGTTCTATGAAGCGCCGTCTGAGCCCTCAAGCAGCAAAACCGAAAAGATAAATAAACTATAAATCAAGGAGAGTAAATGAAAATCGTCGGACTTTTGAGTCTGTTTTTCGCTTTAGCCTTCGGTAGCGGCGACGCTGCGGAATCGCTAAATTTAACGACTACGTGGGTGGGTATAGCAAGCCTCATCATTTTCGTTGTGGGATATTTTTTCATCGCTACGGAGGAAAATTTTCACATCGACAAGGCTAAACCGGCCATATTTATCGGCACTTTTATGTTCCTACTCATCGGCTTTTATATGCTGGCAAACGGCCTAGATGTGCATTTGTTGCAAAATGAGGTAAATCACCTGATTTTAGAGATTTCGCAGATCGTATTTTTCCTCATGGTCGCGATGACCTATATCGAGGCGCTCATCGAGCGAGACGTGTTTAACGCGCTAAAATACAGCCTCGTCTCAAAGGGCTATACATACAAAAGACTCTTTTGGCTAACGGGCGTTTTAGCGTTTTTCATAAGTCCCGTCGCAGACAACCTAACGACCGCGCTCATCCTCTCCACCGTACTTTTGACGATAGATAAAAATAACGCAAATTTTATCGTGGCCGGCGCGATAAACATCGTCGTAGCCGCAAACGCGGGCGGCGCGTGGAGTCCGTTCGGCGACATAACGACGCTGATGGCGTGGGCTGCAGGCAAGGCCCCTTTTATCGACTTTTTTGCGCTCTTCCCCGCTTCTATCATCGGTTGGCTGGTTACGGCGTTTTTGCTAGTGCGCGTCGTACCTGCGGGCAGCCCGCACTTTGACCCGGCCGCAGAACCGAAAGTAAGCATCAAAAAAGGTGGCAAAGTCGTCATCGGCCTTGGCATCGTTACGATATTTTCGGCCGTTATGATGCACCAGCTTTTTCATCTGCCTGCGATGTGGGGTATGATGTTTGGCTTCTCGCTTCTTAGCATTTACACCTATATCTACAAAAAAACTAATAAAAACGAAGAGCCGATGCACGTCTTTCACTATATGTCAAAGA comes from the Campylobacter rectus genome and includes:
- the pyk gene encoding pyruvate kinase; translation: MRKKTKILATIGPASQSEEVIERLALAGVNAFRLNFSHGSHEYHKETIKKIRRVEAKIGHRIGIFQDICGPKIRVGKLKEPFRLKVGDAIEVHKEEILGEKNGEHSYKISINQPQILPLLKEGEYIYLCDGSIRAKIECPGENVVLARIENDGILNSNKGVNFPNTKINIDVITPKDFEDMKFGAASGVNFVAISFVQNANDVIKAREILQSFGSRAKIYAKIEKFDAVENIDEIIEASDGIMVARGDLGIEVPYYKVPTIQKLIIKKANEASKPVITATQMMLSMAEHETATRAEISDVANAVLDGTDAVMLSEESAIGKNPVAVVQAMRNTIIQTQQIYPFNKFDKFERYDDIDVVAASSARLAVQLDVDSIVSITSSGKSVLKMARYRANKDIVAITHDEETAHQLTLAWGVTPAFVLGRDDLDLLVANSIRKAAELGFVDRDKSYIMTAGYPVGVAGSTNFIRILKREQIDYYIELAQKRKKG
- the recR gene encoding recombination mediator RecR, with the protein product MKKGLEKFNELVAAFERLPGVGKKSAQRYAYHVCLKDSFGGLKLAQSIEDAVRFTGKCQICGGLSEDEICDICSDETRDKELLAVVESPKDILVFEQSAIYRGRYFALEEITQGQTEKLRTVIVQNGVTEIIFALTPGLSSDAVMIFIEDKLSDLNVKFSKIAQGVPTGVNLENIDILSLMKALDSRTKL
- a CDS encoding ArsS family sensor histidine kinase, translated to MRYSLTTKITVVFALAFSLVCILFYTFANIQLDNALEKIKNKQLNAINYLIASYEKSNPPSDLTIYFRNFGLTYVKSDKTVANVLSGGKTIFAKQTQLGLFQSLLFQDSLYLQIKNPSFQILLESDDTKNINDPIWVGFILTSALLISLYVSVINSLMPLKKLSSDIRKFGAGNMDVNIAKPDSNDEIAKVAIEFDAAASKIRELLRSRQLFLRTIMHELKTPIGKGRIVSEMVQNETHKSRLIAIFERLDMLINEFGKIEQLLSKNYALNYQESYFSNILEQARDMLMLDKFEEKVSVDIRQDILLRVDFGLFSLAIKNLIDNALKYADDKKAQVICDKDGIVVRNLGKPLQNPIEYYLQAFIREKGNKSGGMGLGLYIIDHICQMHKFSLKYSYEDGYHAFKICTKPKESVEKRA
- a CDS encoding response regulator transcription factor: MINVLMIEDDPEFAQILSEYLSDFNIKVTNFEDPYLGLSAGVKNFDLLILDLTLPGMDGLEVCKEIRSKYNIPIIISSARSDISDKVVGLQLGADDYLPKPYDPKEMYARIMSLIRRYKKTNEVQEEVVDTLFRIDERRHEIYYNNESLTLTPAEYEILSYLIKQHSFSVSREQLVYNCKSLKDKDSKSLDVIIGRLRTKIGDSSKAPKHIFSVRGIGYKLIG
- the dnaJ gene encoding molecular chaperone DnaJ, which gives rise to MEINYYEILEISKNSDSETIKKAFRKLALKYHPDRNQGDKEAEEKFKLVNEAYQVLSDEEKRAIYDRYGKAGLESRGGFSSGGFSADFDLGDIFNSFFGGGFGPGASSRKKSTGKYPLDIEIALRIKFNEAVFGAEKELEFTIKKPCQTCKGSGSKDGKTHVCPHCEGRGRISQQRGFMSFVQECPYCNGTGETIKDRCSGCGGSGYKEERQSVKVNIPEGIDDGMRMRVSEKGNVSSTGARGDLYVHIEVEADEHFVRHENDVYIEIPVFFTQAVLGETITIPTLKGTTELKLPVGAKDKQQFVFDGLGVKNVNSKRYGRLVAQISVKTPKELTGEQISLLKQLQESFGIKAGRASYDEEEDEGILDKIKGWFKGEEPGDKGKKKGKKA
- the uvrC gene encoding excinuclease ABC subunit UvrC → MLIDEIRSLPAQPGVYQYFDKAGKLLYVGKAKILKNRVKSYFSFTPSLAPSPKLGPRIHKMISEAVHLEYIVTPSEADALILENSFIKQLRPKYNILLRDDKTYPYIYVNLDEDFPRFEITRKIVRGKNVKYFGPYFRGARELLDALRLSFKLVQSKSALKATGAYLPYQIGYSEAPLISKISPADYAKVVEGAIAALNNPLSMLPKLVNLMNKYAQNENYEQAALVRDKINAIKDLDVKIEVDLAKLEDFEVFAVGAEQNLLCAVRFSVHGGKISGVYQNITNAKMSSQGDLNDAYKQIVLESFPAGAPVVSAKIYALEAFEDASLVEEILTARHGRKFSISVPKIGEKKRICEMALANAQVFIQKYLKTHDDAFLDELKEYFGLACAPHVIETFDNSHMFGTAAVGAMVRFEHGNFAKEHYRHMHLSHANDYDQMRQMLEGRALRFDKLSPPDLWLIDGGQALLDLATDIIASSGANVDILAISKEKIDAKAHRAKGGARDKIYASSGVFTLPVGDRRLQFFQRLRDEAHRFAITFHQKTKRKEDLGASKLADAGVSAGSIAKLVKFYGSFEAIMTATSEEIEKVTNRSVAAKIEQLKESEI
- the nhaD gene encoding sodium:proton antiporter NhaD; its protein translation is MKIVGLLSLFFALAFGSGDAAESLNLTTTWVGIASLIIFVVGYFFIATEENFHIDKAKPAIFIGTFMFLLIGFYMLANGLDVHLLQNEVNHLILEISQIVFFLMVAMTYIEALIERDVFNALKYSLVSKGYTYKRLFWLTGVLAFFISPVADNLTTALILSTVLLTIDKNNANFIVAGAINIVVAANAGGAWSPFGDITTLMAWAAGKAPFIDFFALFPASIIGWLVTAFLLVRVVPAGSPHFDPAAEPKVSIKKGGKVVIGLGIVTIFSAVMMHQLFHLPAMWGMMFGFSLLSIYTYIYKKTNKNEEPMHVFHYMSKIENNTLLFFFGILAAVGALHFVGFLNYAVSLYDKFGATTVNIGVGFLSAIVDNVPVMSAVLKANPMMGADAGENLSQWLLVTLTAGIGGSMISFGSAAGVGVMGKLKGIYTFGAHMKYAWTVVAGYIVSIAVWYVQFEIFHIYF